One Bombina bombina isolate aBomBom1 chromosome 5, aBomBom1.pri, whole genome shotgun sequence DNA segment encodes these proteins:
- the LOC128659883 gene encoding single-stranded DNA-binding protein 3-like, giving the protein MMGPHSQHFMSPRFAGGPRPHIRMGSQPPGSVPGSQPMMPNSMDPIRQQGHPNMGGPMQRMTPPRLMGPMGPGPQSDPWLSLQNYGGGMRPPLNSLGPGMNMGPGAGRPWPNPNSANSIQYSSSSPGSYVGPPGDGRGGGPPGTPIMPSPSESTNSSDNIYTMINPGPGTGNRSNFPMGPGSDGPMGGMGGMEPHHMNGSLGSGDLDGLSKNSPSNISGISNPPGTPRDDSELGGNFLHSFQNDNYSPTMTMSV; this is encoded by the coding sequence ATGATGGGGCCGCACAGCCAGCATTTCATGTCACCTCGTTTTGCTGGTGGCCCCAGACCGCACATCAGGATGGGAAGTCAGCCTCCAGGAAGTGTCCCAGGATCCCAGCCCATGATGCCAAACTCCATGGATCCTATCAGACAGCAAGGACACCCCAACATGGGAGGCCCCATGCAAAGGATGACCCCTCCTAGACTTATGGGTCCAATGGGCCCTGGGCCTCAGTCTGATCCTTGGTTGTCATTGCAGAATTACGGCGGTGGAATGAGACCTCCACTCAACTCTTTAGGGCCCGGAATGAACATGGGGCCTGGAGCAGGCAGACCATGGCCGAACCCCAACAGTGCTAATTCAATTCAATATTCTTCGTCCTCACCTGGTTCATATGTGGGACCTCCTGGGGATGGGAGAGGAGGGGGACCTCCCGGAACGCCAATCATGCCCAGCCCTTCAGAGTCAACAAACTCAAGTGACAATATTTATACCATGATAAATCCCGGGCCAGGAACAGGAAATCGCTCAAATTTCCCAATGGGTCCTGGCTCTGACGGCCCCATGGGCGGAATGGGTGGCATGGAACCACATCATATGAATGGGTCGTTAGGATCTGGAGATTTGGACGGACTGTCTAAGAATTCTCCAAGCAACATAAGTGGCATTAGTAACCCTCCAGGAACACCACGAGATGACAGTGAATTGGGAGGAAACTTCCTTCATTCCTTCCAAAATGACAATTACTCGCCCACCATGACGATGAGCGTGTGA
- the LOC128661320 gene encoding ubiquitin-associated protein 1-like, which produces MASRKSASDLQGPFSYLEDVPFKIGDKFKVPDKVGLPIGFCMPDITELVREVHYDFSLEKKTIKWAEEIKQIKAVQKEAELKAEAAISHSDDGASGCNEGNEGMDFPPPINPVHASLQHNNILTPTPANNSAIPSKVSSPPHINADFNPADFECEEDPFDKLELKTLDDKEELRNILGVQARSAVVNQDINKDNSSEAGKGQDPASAVKEEDVPTAVDQVTLDFKLLRKPNGFINLPQLENCELMPPSSNVSLSPFTSVSNIKSLSFPKLDSDDGDQKMTKFSSTLHSTTCLPNSTFLDTLKACSQHNANKLNGHHALGNSGMHLDNVSGQPVLPSPAAAATLVACTEGTAQICLNNDSKYIALSKVPSGVFCTKRLAGPGYEELLQALSSSERQCAETIVGMGYSYEHVMRAMQKKGQNVEQVLEYLFIYAQLCDKGFDPLLVEEALEMYQCSEEKTMEFLQLMNNFKEMGFKQKDIKEVLLLHNNDQDKALEELMARAGASWGSQPSPHSQPPP; this is translated from the coding sequence ATGGCTTCTAGGAAGTCCGCTTCAGATTTACAAGGGCCTTTTAGTTACCTAGAGGATGTCCCGTTCAAAATTGGTGACAAGTTTAAGGTGCCTGATAAAGTTGGACTTCCCATTGGATTCTGCATGCCTGATATCACCGAGCTTGTGAGAGAGGTTCATTATGATTTCTCTCTtgagaaaaaaacaattaaatgggctgaagaaattaaacaaattaaagctGTGCAGAAAGAGGCAGAGCTAAAGGCCGAGGCTGCTATTTCCCACTCTGATGATGGGGCATCTGGCTGCAATGAGGGAAATGAAGGGATGGACTTCCCGCCTCCTATTAACCCTGTTCATGCCAGCCTCCAGCATAATAATATACTCACACCCACTCCTGCCAACAACAGTGCCATCCCTTCTAAAGTGAGCAGCCCTCCGCACATCAATGCTGACTTCAACCCTGCTGACTTTGAGTGTGAAGAGGATCCATTTGACAAGTTAGAATTAAAAACCCTTGATGACAAGGAAGAATTAAGAAATATTCTTGGTGTCCAGGCCAGGTCTGCTGTTGTAAACCAAGACATAAATAAGGATAATTCCTCAGAGGCAGGTAAGGGGCAGGACCCTGCATCTGCTGTTAAGGAGGAGGATGTCCCAACCGCTGTGGATCAAGTTACCTTGGACTTCAAGCTCCTTCGCAAACCCAATGGCTTTATTAATTTACCACAGTTAGAAAACTGTGAACTAATGCCCCCGTCTTCCAACGTATCCCTTTCTCCTTTCACTTCAGTCAGCAATATCAAATCCCTTTCATTTCCCAAACTTGACTCTGATGATGGTGATCAGAAAATGACAAAGTTTTCAAGCACTTTGCACAGCACTACCTGCCTCCCCAACAGCACTTTTCTGGACACCTTAAAAGCCTGCTCTCAGCATAACGCCAACAAACTAAATGGGCACCATGCACTGGGGAATTCTGGGATGCATTTGGACAATGTGAGTGGACAGCCAGTTTTACCTTCACCTGCAGCAGCAGCTACGCTGGTAGCTTGTACAGAAGGAACAGCACAGATCTGCCTAAACAATGACAGCAAGTATATTGCATTATCGAAGGTGCCTAGTGGAGTCTTCTGCACCAAGAGGCTGGCAGGGCCTGGCTACGAGGAGCTGCTGCAGGCGCTCTCAAGCAGTGAGAGGCAATGTGCAGAAACTATAGTCGGTATGGGATACTCATACGAGCACGTCATGAGAGCAATGCAGAAGAAAGGCCAGAACGTGGAACAGGTGCTTGAGTACTTGTTCATTTATGCCCAGTTGTGCGACAAAGGTTTTGATCCGCTTCTTGTGGAAGAAGCTTTGGAAATGTATCAGTGTTCAGAAGAAAAGACCATGGAGTTTCTTCAGTTGATGAACAACTTCAAAGAAATGGGATTTAAGCAAAAAGACATTAAAGAAGTTCTATTATTACATAATAATGACCAAGACAAAGCTCTAGAGGAACTTATGGCACGTGCTGGTGCAAGCTGGGGCTCCCAGCCCTCCCCACACTCACAGCCACCTCCT